A region from the Dermacentor andersoni chromosome 11, qqDerAnde1_hic_scaffold, whole genome shotgun sequence genome encodes:
- the mRpS21 gene encoding small ribosomal subunit protein bS21m has product MRHKLFISRTVLVQNNQVEEALRVLNRILGLEGIFDRYRLTRYYEKPTKTRRRINYEICKAIYDEDMARRIQFTLRKNRIDPWLGND; this is encoded by the exons atgcgtcacaaactttTCATTTCCCGCACTGTTCTTGTCCAGAACAACCAAGTCGAAGAAGCACTGCGAGTGCTGAATCG CATCCTGGGTTTGGAAGGCATCTTCGACCGCTACAGGCTCACGAGGTACTACGAGAAGCCCACTAAAACGCGACGGCGAATCAACTACGAAATCTGCAAGGCGATCTACgacgaggacatggcccgccggATCCAGTTCACGTTGCGCAAAAACCGAATCGACCCGTGGCTAGGAAATGATTGA